AGTACGGGCACATTCAGGAAGTCATTATCCAGAACTTTTCCCCGAAAACCGGGACACCCATGGAAAACTTCCCTGAACCTTCAGTAGAAGAGATAATGGATACTGTAGCCCTTGCCAGGCAGGTTCTGCCGCATGATGTGGCCGTACAGGTCGCTCCAAACCTCATTGATCCAAAAGCCCTAATAGTAAAAGGGGTAACGGACCTGGGAGGGATATCCCCCCTGACCATTGATTGGATCAACCCCGAAGCCGAATGGCCCGACGTAAAGGACCTGCAGGAAAAGCTCGGGGCAGTTCCACTTAGAGAACGCCTTCCAATCTACCCGCAGTACGTGAAAAATAAGTGGTACTCAGACAGAATAGGAGAGCTTATAGGGAGGCTCTCTGACGGGGAAGGTTACAGGAAACTACCCTAAACAGAGCACGCGAAGGAGTCTGAAAAATGAACAGTAAAATTCCCAAAGACCTCATAGAACGCGCATACCAGGGGAAGAGTACAAAAGAAGATGCTCTCCTGCTCCTGGAGGTACCCCCTTTCGAACTCTTCAAGTTTGCGGATGAACTCCGCTCTCTTGCCGTAGGGGACACTGTAACTTACGTCATGAACAGGAACATAAATTTCACAAGCCGCTGTTTGGGGACCTGTGGATTTTGTGCATTTCGGACTAACAACGGCAAAGTCCTGAGCATAGAAGAAATTATGGAAAAGGTGAGAGAGGCAGAAAAGGCCAATGCCACTGAAGTTTGCATCCAGGGAGGACTGCTTCCTGATGTGGGCCTGGACTTTTACCAGGGAATTGTCGAAGCCATAAAAGCCGAATTTCCGGAAATGCATATTCACTCTTTTTCGCCAATGGAAGTCTACCATGCCGCCCACATCAGCGGAATTTCGGTAAGTGAAGCCTTAAGAAGGCTCAAAAGGAGCGGGCTTGACACCATGCCGGGAACTGCAGCCGAAATTCTCTCTGACAGAGTGAGAGAAATAATCTGCCCCTTGAAAATCAAGACTGGAGAATGGATAGAAGTTGTCAGGCAGGCGCATTCAGCGGGCATCCCAACCACTGCAACCATGATGTACGGACACGTTGAAACTCCGGAGGAAAGGATAGATCACATGCTAATCATAAGGGATATCCAGAAAGAAACCGGAGGAATTACCGAATTTGTGCCCCTGCCTTTTATGCCTTACAACAACCCTATAGGGGAAAAAATGATCAGAGAAGGCAGATATGCCACCCCAGGCCTGGAAGACCTGAAAACCTATGCAATCTCCCGTATTCTCTTCCACGGGCATGTGGACAATATCCAGGCAAGCTGGGTGAAACTTGGGAAAAAGTTTGCCCAGTTTGCCCTCCACTGCGGAGTCAACGACCTTGGTGGAACTCTTATGGAAGAAAGTATATCCAAATCAGCAGGTGCCTGCCACGGGGAAATGATTACGGCTGAAGAACTTGAGTGGATGATCCACGGAGCTGGCAGAGTCCCTAAAGAGAGGACTACCCTGTACAGGGAAGTGAATGAGCTGGCTTCCGGAAACTCCCGAGGGATGTCCGGGTGCAGAGTATCCGAATAAACCGGGCCAGTAAGGGAAAAGACAAGTAAATGTCTGAAATCTGGAAGGAATGATAGGGATGTATGTGAAAAACCCGGCAATTTCTGAGTCTGTCATTGAGAGAGCACATCAGGGAAAATGTACAAAAGAAGACGCCCTTCTCCTGCTTGAAGGAAACCCATTTGAGCTATTTGAACTTGCAAATGAACTTCGAGCCAACTCTGTAGGCGACATTGTCAGTTATGTTGTAAACAGAAACATCTACATCACAAACAAATGCATCGGAAACTGCGGGTTCTGCGCTTACAGAACCGAGACCGGTTATATACTGAGTGTGGAAGAAATCCTTAAAAAAACAGAAGATGCAAGAAAAGCCGGAGCTGTGGAGGTCTGCGTCCAGGGAGGGTTCACCCCTGAAGCTGATATGGAGTTCTACCTGGAAATTATAGAGTCCATAAAATCCAGTTTCCCCGAGATCTGCATCCACGCCCTGTCCCCGATGGAAGTAAACTACGCAGCAGGAATTTCCGGCATATCCGTAGAAGAAGCAATGCGCAAACTTAAAAAAAGTGGGCTTGATTCTCTTACCGGGACTTCAGCTGAAATTCTTTCCGACAGGGTAAGGAAAATTATCTGCCCTAGAAAAATCAATACACAGCAGTGGATCGATACTGTAACTGCAGCACACAGGGCAGGGATTTCTACCAATTCAACCATCATGTACGGACATGTGGAAACCCTGGAAGAGCGCCTTGACCATATCTTTACCATTCGCAAAATCCAGCAGGAAACCGGCGGGTTTTCGGAACTTATCCCAATGTCATTTTTACCCTACAACAACCCTGTAGGGGAAAAGATGCTTGCATCCGGAAAGTTCTCAAGTACAGGGCTTGAAGACCTGCAACTGATCGCCATATCTCGCGTGATCCTGCATACCCATGTAAACAACATCCAGGCTACCTGGGTAAAGCTCGGGAAAAAACTTGCCCAATTTGCCCTGCAGTGCGGAGCAAATGACCTTGGCGGCACACTTATGGAAGACCAGATCTCGACAGCGTCGGGGGGCAACTATGGAGAATACGTATCTCCTGCGGAGTTTGAATGGATGATAAAAGGTGCCGGAAGAATCCCTATGCAGAGGGACACTCTGTACCGAAAAGCAGAACCCAGGTTTCCTGACAGGGAAGGTCCATTGCCGAATTACAGAAGAGCTGGAATAGGCAGCAGGGAATAAGGAAAAAAATATCGGGAAATAATAAAAAGAGCATGAATTGCAGGAGCCCATATGAAAGCCGTCATCCCCTATAAGAAAGCCGGTGCAAAATCCAGATTATCCCCTGTCCTGAGCCTGGAAGAAAGGGAAGAGTTTGTAGAACTCATGTTAAACCGGGTAATAGATTCTCTCAAGGAAGCCGGAATTAAAAAAATCGACGTTCTCAGCCCTTCGGGCTACGGACTTGGGGGCATGACGAAAGCGAGAGTTCTGCTGGACGAAAAAGGCCTGAATGAAGCCCTGAACAGTTACCTTGAAAAGGCAGAGGAGCCTGTCCTGATTGTTATGGCTGACCTGCCGTTACTCTCCCCGGAACATATAAAAGGGATAACTTCAACTAAAAAGGATATATGTATCGTCCCCGGAAAAGGAGGAGGTACGAATGCCCTTTTTATAAGGAACCCCTCCAGATACAGGGTAATGTATTACGGGTCGAGTTTTCTGACCCACTGTTCGATTGCAACAGGTTCCGGGCAGAATTTTGAAATATATGACTCTTTCCTTGCAGGCACGGATATAGATGAACCCGAAGACCTGGTGGAACTTCTTATCCATGGAGAAGGAACTGCAAGAGACTACATTAACCGGAAATTCAGGCTGGAGGTCAGCCGGGGAAGGGTCGGGTTGGTTCCGCTTTGAATCCTGATAAGAGCACCTTGAGCTGACAGTTTCCCGGTCCTCGAAAGATTGATTAAAAATATTCATTAAGATAACATGGCAATAATTCTACCTTTTTTGAAGAATGAGCAGATATCGGGTTTCTTATTGATAAACCCGTCAGGATTCTTGCAGAAACCACTCCGGTGGTTCTTTTCCTCATCTACTTCAGGTACGAAATTGAGGGCGATGGTCTTTCCAAAATTATGAATATCTTTATTGACTTGCTGGTAGAAAATATTTCAAAAAATTTGTGGAGATATGTTATAAATAATTTTATATCAGGACAATCACATCAAATGATACTTTCTGGGAAGAGTTTACATCCAAAAAAGTGTACCATAGGCAATATAAGAAAAACACATAAAAAAGGTAGCTGAAAGAGAATTCTATATTGAGAGCGTCGGCATGATAGCCAATAACTTTAAAGTAGATAAATACAATAATTGTGGAAACTGATTCGTAAAAATAAATTGTGTTATACGGATAAATCTTAATTCAGACATTACCTTCCTCAAAAAGAAACGCAAGTAATAAAAATAAACCTTAAGAGCCGAAAAAAGATTCATTAACAGAATCTAAATTTCGAAAGCATAATTATCAAAAAAGAGATATTCAGGGATTATATAAAAGTCATATATAATGTCATTAGTTTAAGGAACGTGGCATTATATTGTCGAGTCTATTCATTTATGACATAGAGTCTATTCATTTATGACATAGAGTCTATTCATTTATGACATATTATTTGCAAGGACATATTATTTGCAAGAGATGATATCTTCTGGTTAAAAATCATGATTTGCCTTTAAAACTGACAGGTGAGCTGGTGAGCATCAACATAAACAGATACAAATGTGGATACTGTGGTGCCTGTGTGGGAGTCTGCCCTAAGGGAGCACTTGAACTTGTGGAGACCTGGATTGAAGTAGATGAAAGTATGTGCATACAATGCGGGATATGTGATCGCATCTGCCCTGTGGGAGCAATTGAGGTAATGAAATGAAAGATATGTATGATGTTCTGGTTATAGGAGCCGGGCCTGGGGGTTCCATTGCTGCAAAAACAGCAGCCGAAAAAGGGCTTGATGTGCTTTTAATCGAAAAGCGCCAGGAAATAGGGGACCCTGTACGCTGCGCCGAAGGTGTGAATAAAGAATACCTTAAAAAACATGTTGAAATTGACAACAGCTGGATTTGTGCTGACCTCAAAGGTTCCCGTATTTTCTCCCCTAACGGCACGAAGATAGAAATGGCACAGGAAATCTCCGGTGGAGAGGTTGGGTATGTCCTTGAAAGAAAAATATTTGACCGCGCTCTCGCTGAACATGCTGCAAAAGCTGGAGCAGAGGTAAGGGTAAAGACAAGGGCAACCGGTCTGATCATTGAAGATGACTTCGTGAAGGGAGCAAGGCTCATGCACCTGGGAAAAGAGTATGAGGTACGGGCGAAAATAATTATAGGTGCAGATGGGATCGAGTCCAAAGTAGGCAGATGGGCGGGGATCGACACAGCCCTGAAACCTGTAGATATCGAGACCTGCGCACAGTACCTGATAACAGGTGCAGACATAGACCAGGAATACTGCGAATTTTATATAGGAAATGAGCTAGCTCCTGGAGGCTACATCTGGATCTTCCCGAAGGGAGAAGGCAAAGCCAACGTAGGAGTCGGACTTCTCGGGAGCAAGACCGGTAAATTCAAACCCAGGCCTGTCGATTACCTCAATAGATTTGTGAAGAAAAACTTCCCCAACGCCGGTATCGTAGAAATGGTATTCGGGGGAGTTCCGGTTTCGGGAAGCATTGAAAAAACCTCTACAAACGGATTAATGCTTGTTGGAGATGCTGCACGCCAGTCCGACCCAATAACAGGTGGCGGGATCCTGAATGCAATGGATGCAGGAAAGCTTGCCGGAGAGGCTGCTTACGAAGCCATATCCGCAGGGGACGTCTCCTTTGAAAAGCTCGAAGAAGTCTATGAAAAACGGTGGAGAGAAACCACAGGGCATGACATAGACATGAGCCTCATAGTTAAGAACTGTTTTATCAACCTCCAGGATGAAGACCTGGATGCCCTTGCCGGTTCCCTCAAGGAAGTCAAGTTTGAGAGAATGAGACTTTTTGACCTTCTGCAGGCACTCTTCAAAGCCAATAAAAAACTGCTCTGGGACCTTCGCATATTTTTCAAGGACGCAGCAAAAGAAGTAATTAAAAACAAAAATAATGCCTGAAAAACAGGCATCTTTCTTTTTATAGGAAGAAGTGTAAAACCCCGAAATCTTTAGCTTCGCGGGATATAAGCGTCAACTTACATATATTTTTCAATTATTGATTCTAATAAACTATTTTTCGTATCAAGTTAATTTAATAGTAGTATCAAGTTAATTTAATAGTAGATACTGTCACCACAATCCAAAATGCGAAAATCAAGCTGAGGGAGTTGGATAACAGGGTATCGTATCCCTGAAGGGATCGGGAACATTAAGCCGGAGAATATCGGATGTTCTGAGCATCTCAAGTAATCTCACGATCATATATTCCATTTCACCTGTGGTATGCGGGGTAGAACCTGTATGACTTGTCCTCAGTAGAGGGAAGGAGGACTCAGAAAGCCGCTAAATCTTTAGTTTAGGGTAGTTCACATATCAGTTTTTATTTTCAATTATCCTGATAAACAATATGTGGGTTGGCAGGCTTGAAGTATACACTGTACTGGTACTCTTTACAAGTGTTTTCTGGCACTTCTAAACTGGAGATACTCATAGGCTCAAAAATCCGCCCATTTACGGTTTATTTTTTCCAAAGACTACTTAAGCAAGCAGGGTAATCTATTTGCAAACAGTCTTTTCTTCGAGGGAATCTTATGAAAGCAGTGGTAATCGGCGCAGGTGAAGTTGGATATCATATCGCAAAGTTTCTTTCCCTCACACATGACGTGGTTGTTATTGAGAACAATGAGGATGCTCTGAGACGAGCAGATGAGCTGGATGTTCAGGTAGTGGAAGGTAACGGCGCAAATGCCGATGTTCTTGCAAATCTTCTTCCTGATGCGGATATTCTCGTTGCTGTTACCGGAGTCGATGAAGTTAATATCGTTGCCTGTATGACCGCCAAGCTGATCATAAGATCCCATTCTGGTTGGAGGGAAACAAAGACTATTGCCAGAGTTAGCAATCCCGACTACATAGATGTACCTGTTACCTCCAGAGCTCAGGTGGGTGTGGACGTTATGATCTGCCCAGAACTTGCGCTTGCCTCAGAGGTTGCCGAGGTGCTTTCAAACCCTTCTGCAATAGATGCGGAAATGTTTGCAGGAGGTAAAGTTCAGATGATGGA
The Methanosarcina sp. WWM596 DNA segment above includes these coding regions:
- the cofH gene encoding 5-amino-6-(D-ribitylamino)uracil--L-tyrosine 4-hydroxyphenyl transferase CofH, with the protein product MNSKIPKDLIERAYQGKSTKEDALLLLEVPPFELFKFADELRSLAVGDTVTYVMNRNINFTSRCLGTCGFCAFRTNNGKVLSIEEIMEKVREAEKANATEVCIQGGLLPDVGLDFYQGIVEAIKAEFPEMHIHSFSPMEVYHAAHISGISVSEALRRLKRSGLDTMPGTAAEILSDRVREIICPLKIKTGEWIEVVRQAHSAGIPTTATMMYGHVETPEERIDHMLIIRDIQKETGGITEFVPLPFMPYNNPIGEKMIREGRYATPGLEDLKTYAISRILFHGHVDNIQASWVKLGKKFAQFALHCGVNDLGGTLMEESISKSAGACHGEMITAEELEWMIHGAGRVPKERTTLYREVNELASGNSRGMSGCRVSE
- the cofH gene encoding 7,8-didemethyl-8-hydroxy-5-deazariboflavin synthase subunit CofH, giving the protein MYVKNPAISESVIERAHQGKCTKEDALLLLEGNPFELFELANELRANSVGDIVSYVVNRNIYITNKCIGNCGFCAYRTETGYILSVEEILKKTEDARKAGAVEVCVQGGFTPEADMEFYLEIIESIKSSFPEICIHALSPMEVNYAAGISGISVEEAMRKLKKSGLDSLTGTSAEILSDRVRKIICPRKINTQQWIDTVTAAHRAGISTNSTIMYGHVETLEERLDHIFTIRKIQQETGGFSELIPMSFLPYNNPVGEKMLASGKFSSTGLEDLQLIAISRVILHTHVNNIQATWVKLGKKLAQFALQCGANDLGGTLMEDQISTASGGNYGEYVSPAEFEWMIKGAGRIPMQRDTLYRKAEPRFPDREGPLPNYRRAGIGSRE
- the cofC gene encoding 2-phospho-L-lactate guanylyltransferase translates to MKAVIPYKKAGAKSRLSPVLSLEEREEFVELMLNRVIDSLKEAGIKKIDVLSPSGYGLGGMTKARVLLDEKGLNEALNSYLEKAEEPVLIVMADLPLLSPEHIKGITSTKKDICIVPGKGGGTNALFIRNPSRYRVMYYGSSFLTHCSIATGSGQNFEIYDSFLAGTDIDEPEDLVELLIHGEGTARDYINRKFRLEVSRGRVGLVPL
- a CDS encoding 4Fe-4S binding protein, whose translation is MPLKLTGELVSININRYKCGYCGACVGVCPKGALELVETWIEVDESMCIQCGICDRICPVGAIEVMK
- a CDS encoding digeranylgeranylglycerophospholipid reductase — its product is MKDMYDVLVIGAGPGGSIAAKTAAEKGLDVLLIEKRQEIGDPVRCAEGVNKEYLKKHVEIDNSWICADLKGSRIFSPNGTKIEMAQEISGGEVGYVLERKIFDRALAEHAAKAGAEVRVKTRATGLIIEDDFVKGARLMHLGKEYEVRAKIIIGADGIESKVGRWAGIDTALKPVDIETCAQYLITGADIDQEYCEFYIGNELAPGGYIWIFPKGEGKANVGVGLLGSKTGKFKPRPVDYLNRFVKKNFPNAGIVEMVFGGVPVSGSIEKTSTNGLMLVGDAARQSDPITGGGILNAMDAGKLAGEAAYEAISAGDVSFEKLEEVYEKRWRETTGHDIDMSLIVKNCFINLQDEDLDALAGSLKEVKFERMRLFDLLQALFKANKKLLWDLRIFFKDAAKEVIKNKNNA